In Oryza sativa Japonica Group chromosome 2, ASM3414082v1, the following are encoded in one genomic region:
- the LOC107277968 gene encoding uncharacterized protein Os02g0798501-like, with protein MAQNKTMALLLATLVAVVAVVRATEEKDIEEAVCSEHCNDEEKEGTIDHKHCVDICILTNRELFGALERGMKPSMEQFSALCNEGCSKEFKEDPATNKKCVDSCIVDAKELNGHLAKGGASSVPARA; from the coding sequence ATGGCCCAGAACAAGACCATGGCTCTGCTCCTTGCCACCCTTGTGGCGGTGGTTGCGGTAGTACGAGCCACCGAAGAGAAGGATATAGAAGAAGCTGTGTGCTCAGAGCATTGCAACGACGAGGAAAAAGAAGGCACCATCGACCACAAGCACTGTGTAGACATCTGCATCCTCACGAACAGGGAACTTTTTGGGGCCTTGGAGAGAGGAATGAAGCCCTCGATGGAGCAATTCAGCGCTTTGTGCAATGAGGGGTGTAGCAAAGAATTTAAGGAGGATCCTGCCACCAACAAGAAGTGCGTAGACAGTTGCATCGTCGATGCTAAGGAACTCAATGGACACTTAGCGAAAGGTGGCGCTTCTAGTGTTCCCGCACGTGCATGA